Proteins encoded in a region of the Salmo trutta chromosome 34, fSalTru1.1, whole genome shotgun sequence genome:
- the LOC115173819 gene encoding large proline-rich protein BAG6 isoform X1: MEESCRFIEVTVKTLDSRNRSYTVRGELTLKKFKEHISASVNVPADKQRLIYQGRVMQDERTLNEYNVADKVIHLVERAPPQTSRSAGGRGGVSSGGTEGGATTTSSQGGSQGGPQDRNGNSYVMLGTFNLPVNMDPQQIQMQVQQMMAGVGEAGRNTRVSTSTGRHGSVDIHINVDQSVQSEPRMRLQLAENLLRETQSLLHRLEGQPSDVPSRAEPATSQSTSSSSSSTAVTEGAAQPMDDTPPTPQPPTSTQTEGPPHSGPNHPSPAELVEVLSEVRRVEERFRPFIERTHSILGAATSADYNNNTQEREEDQQVLNLVGEALRLLGNTLVALSDLRCNLATPPPRHLHVVRPMSHYSSPVLLQGGMPHHVPRNLGNLRTTVTMTSNGRQAAEGQAQPSQAPGPPESQALPPQSNSANQQLGQGQGAPHVIRITHQTMEPVVMMQMNLADSGSSPQVQGQQIPIGTGQPGATPVHIPDLLPEFMQAIVHQISQQTGHPGQPGAGVPGTTSSSEPSAPHPDSPLPPGARVAVTRPSFSPHIPQPVVTNINLRASVPPAGGQHNLQGTPLAHSPVTQMISGLVGQLQMPGHQGDQTSTSSSSASHSTSFSSSASSNPVPPHLSSGQTTTSVGQPPEGVAEANLAQLLGSLLGGAGRPGAPGSGANPQITVTVPGVPGFFQGMSEFIQANQPVFSRPTTPPGLEPDQGTPAPPSQVIPGGVGDPSLSPELFTGIVQGVLSTMMGAPQGNGESIAQFIQRLSQTTNLFTPGSGDTVGFFRDLLSLVGQSFSMVDMVLLLHGNAQPLSRIQPQLADFFNQHYLQGPEPTDANINAASENLINVLEEYITESIATVTVREGVDIIQTTVSFLRQQFTRVATHILRCTDHTFGPRLLLLCTQGLFECLALNLYCLRGEQGALTQVINHHIRRMSAEVNPSLVNWLSSMMTMRLHVILEHNPVTEDHIQHYVIHTRSAEPGAQAGQQTDTQNMEMAEGLSPAPATTAGEAMVSSGVTTPSRRASSGEIGRAVAMAAGRREESVGDVEPWAAAVPPEWVPIIKHDMLSQRKMKTQPPLSDAYLHGMPAKRRKTHQGEGLQLSLSEAVSRAAGVMHVTSPDSLQGELEEPELQEAYQEQVRSDIKERVRDDQDFSSERFPNTHRAFSR, from the exons ATGGAGGAGTCTTGCCGATTCATAGAGGTCACAGTGAAGACCCTGGACTCCCGGAACAGGAGCTACACTGTCCGGGGAGAG TTGACATTGAAGAAGTTCAAAGAACACATATCTGCGTCAGTGAATGTCCCAGCGGACAAGCAGAGACTAATCTACCAGGGCAGAGTGATGCAGGACGAGAGGACACTGAATGAATACA ATGTAGCTGATAAAGTGATCCACCTAGTGGAGCGTGCTCCTCCTCAGACCTCCCGATCTGCTGGCGGGCGAGGAGGAGTGTCAtcaggaggaacagagggaggtgccaccaccacctcctcccagGGAGGCTCCCAGGGAGGCCCCCAGGACCGCAACGGGAACAGCTACGTCATGCTGGGAACCTTCAACCTGCCTGTCAACATGGACCCCCAGCAGATACAG ATGCAAGTGCAGCAGATGATGGCAGGAGTGGGAGAAGCAGGAAGGAACACCAGAGTCAGCACCAGCACTGGA CGCCATGGCTCAGTGGATATACATATCAACGTTGACCAATCAGTGCAGAGCGAGCCCAGGATGAGGCTGCAATTGGCTGAGAACTTGCTAAGAGAAACCCAATCTCTGCTCCACAGACTGGAG GGTCAGCCCAGTGATGTGCCATCTCGAGCCGAGCCGGCGACGTCTCAGTCCAcctcttcatcctcttcctctaCAGCTGTCACTGAAGGAGCAGCACAGCCTATGGATGACACCCCTCCTACTCCACAGCCTCCCACCTCCACCCAGACAGAGGGACCACCCCACTCCGGGCCCAA ccaCCCCAGCCCAGCGGAGCTTGTGGAGGTGTTGTCAGaggtgaggagggtggaggagaggtttCGTCCCTTCATAGAGAGAACTCACTCCATCCTAGGGGCTGCCACTTCAGCAGACTACAACAACAAC acccaggagagagaggaggaccagcAAGTTCTCAACCTGGTCGGGGAGGCTCTCCGTCTCCTTGGCAACACCCTGGTTGCCCTTAGCGACCTGCGTTGTAACCTGGCCACTCCTCCCCCCCGTCACCTCCATGTGGTTCGGCCCATGTCCCACTACAGCTCCCCGGTCCTGCTGCAGGGTGGTATGCCCCACCACGTCCCG AGAAACCTTGGAAACTTGAGGACCACAGTGACTATGACATCCAATGGGAGGCAGGCAGCTGAGGGCCAAGCCCAACCTTCTCAGGCCCCTGGCCCACCAGAGAGCCAGGCCCTCCCTCCACAGTCCAACTCAGCCAATCAGCAGCTGGGTCAGGGCCAGGGGGCTCCGCATGTGATCAGAATCACCCACCAGACCATGGAGCCTGTGGTAATGATGCAGATGAACCTGGCTG ATTCTGGCAGCAGCCCTCAGGTCCAAGGACAACAGATCCCTATTGGTACTGGACAGCCTG GTGCCACTCCGGTCCACATCCCAGACCTTCTTCCAGAGTTCATGCAGGCCATCGTCCACCAGATCTCTCAGCAGACCGGTCACCCCGGGCAACCAGGAGCGGGTGTCCCCGGGACCACCTCCAGCTCTGAACCCTCTGCCCCTCACCCTGACAGCCCTCTGCCCCCTGGGGCCAGGGTGGCGGTCACAcgcccctctttctccccccacaTCCCCCAACCTGTGGTCACCAACATCAACCTCAGGGCTTCAGTGCCCCCTGCTGGCGGACAACACAACCTACAG GGCACACCTCTGGCTCACTCTCCTGTAACTCAGATGATCAGTGGTCTGGTTGGACAGCTCCAGATGCCTGGACACCAGG GTGACCAGACATCCACCAGCTCCTCCTCTGCCTCACACTccacctctttctcctcttctgcctcctccaaccctgtccctccccacctctcctctggcCAGACTACCACCTCTGTGGGCCAGCCACCGGAGGGGGTTGCCGAGGCCAACCTAGCCCAGCTCCTGGGCTCCCTGCTGGGTGGAGCAGGCAGGCCAGGAGCCCCTGGTTCTGGAGCTAACCCACAAATCACTGTGACCGTACCTGGAGTCCCAGGGTTCTTCCAAGGCATGTCAGAATTCATCCAG GCTAACCAACCCGTGTTCTCCCGACCCACAACCCCACCTGGCCTGGAGCCTGACCAAGGCACCCCTGCCCCCCCTTCTCAGGTGATCCCTGGGGGTGTAGGGGACCCCTCCCTGAGCCCGGAGCTGTTTACAGGTATTGTCCAGGGGGTCCTCTCCACCATGATGGGGGCTCCGCAGGGGAACGGGGAGAGCATTGCTCAGTTCATCCAGAGACTGTCTCAGACCACCAACCTCTTCACACCTGGATCTGGGGACACAGTCG GGTTCTTCAGGGACCTGTTGTCTCTGGTGGGTCAGAGTTTCTCCATGGTGGACATGGTGTTGTTACTCCACGGTAATGCCCAGCCCCTCAGCCGCATCCAGCCCCAGCTCGCAGACTTCTTCAACCAGCACTACCTGCAGGGTCCAGAGCCTACTGATGCCAATATCAAC GCAGCATCTGAGAACCTCATCAATGTCCTGGAGGAGTACATAACGGAGAGCATC gccacagtgacagtgagagagggagtggacaTCATTCAAACCACCGTCTCTTTTCTTAGACAGCAGTTCACCCGTGTGGCCACGCACATCCTACGCTGCACAG ACCACACGTTTGGCCCCCGCCTGCTGCTGCTCTGCACCCAGGGTCTGTTTGAGTGTCTGGCTCTCAACCTTTACTGTCTCCGAGGGGAACAGGGAGCTCTCACCCAAGTCATCAATCACCACATC AGGAGGATGTCAGCAGAGGTCAACCCCAGCCTGGTCAACTGGCTGAGCAGTATGATGACCATGAGACTCCACGTCATCCTGGAGCACAACCCAGTCACTGAGGACCACATCCAGCACTATGTCATCCACACACGGAGTGCAGAGCCTGGGGCACAGGCTggacagcagacagacacacagaacatGGAG ATGGCTGAAGGTCTGTCTCCGGCCCCAGCCACCACAGCAGGGGAGGCCATGGTTTCATCAGGGGTGACCACCCCCTCGCGGAGAGCATCATCAGGGGAGATCGGAAGAGCCGTTGCCATGGCAGCAGGAAGAAGGGAGGAGTCTGTAGGAGACGTGGAGCCCTGGGCAGCTGCAGTGCCCCCT GAGTGGGTTCCTATCATCAAACATGACATGCTGTCTCAGAGGAAGATGAAGACTCAGCCCCCTCTGTCTGATGCATACCTCCACGGGATGCCTGCCAAGAGGAGGaag ACTCACCAGGGTGAGGGCCTTCAACTGTCCCTGTCTGAGGCAGTGAGCCGGGCTGCAGGAGTCATGCATGTCACTAGCCCAGATAGCCTCCAGGGGGAGCTAGAGGAGCCAGAGCTGCAGGAGGCCTACCAAGAACAG GTGAGGAGTGACatcaaagagagagtgagggatgacCAAGACTTCAGCTCCGAGCGTTTCCCCAACACGCACCGGGCCTTCTCTAGATGA
- the lpcat1 gene encoding lysophosphatidylcholine acyltransferase 1 yields the protein MDTITWTWQGPGAFEILWLTLCQFHNPIEIEYLPLYTPSEEEKNNPALFANNVRHIMAKALELPITDLSFDDCQLSLAKGPLRVLSNSSLLQFNRLARRLGLRTGTTDTVLQQQASRARNIWGYRLGLEDFAQYLDLPVTDMLTELHSLFNQHGDGQIDVREYVIALSVACQPSKAMDTLRLAFGMYEAKEDRAIVEKELASILRTALGVAEVDVTELFSAIDTLDAGKITHDDFCRFVVQHPDFAQEYLLSSRETPSTPHTIPLTNGFSVDRYNTEEPTCSLPGQKRKED from the exons ATG GATACCATCACATGGACATGGCAAGGCCCTGGAGC GTTTGAGATACTGTGGCTGACACTGTGCCAGTTTCACAACCCCATAGAGATTGAG tACCTACCTCTGTACACTCCTTCAGAAGAAGAGAAGAACAACCCTGCTCTGTTCGCCAACAATGTCAGACACATCATGGCCAA GGCCCTGGAGCTGCCCATCACAGACCTGTCATTTGATGACTGCCAGCTGAGCCTAGCAAAGGGCCCGTTGCGTGTCCTTAGCAACAGCAGCCTACTGCAGTTCAATAGACTAGCGCGAAGGCTCGG GTTGAGAACAGGGACTACAGATACAGTCTTACAGCAGCAGGCTAGCAGAGCCAGGAACATTTGGGGATACAGACTGGGATTGGAGGACTTTGCTCAGTACCTCGACCTACCTGTGACGGACATGCTCACAGAGTTACACAGcctttttaaccag cATGGAGATGGCCAAATAGATGTCAGGGAGTATGTGATAGCCCTGTCTGTGGCGTGTCAACCCTCTAAAGCCATGGACACCCTCAGGCTGGCCTTTGGA ATGTACGAGGCGAAGGAGGACAGGGCGATCGTGGAAAAAGAGCTGGCGTCCATTTTGAGAACGGCGTTGGGAGTAGCAGAGGTCGACGTTACAGAGTTGTTCTCAGCAATCGACACACTTGACGCAGGGAAGATCACACATG ATGACTTCTGTCGGTTTGTGGTGCAGCATCCAGACTTTGCTCAGGAGTACCTTCTCTCCTCCAGGGAAACCCCCTCTACCCCCCACACCATCCCGCTGACCAACGGGTTCAGTGTGGACCGTTACAACACAGAGGAGCCGACCTGCAGTCTCCCTGGACAGAAGAGGAAAGAAGACTGA
- the LOC115173819 gene encoding large proline-rich protein BAG6 isoform X2 has product MEESCRFIEVTVKTLDSRNRSYTVRGELTLKKFKEHISASVNVPADKQRLIYQGRVMQDERTLNEYNVADKVIHLVERAPPQTSRSAGGRGGVSSGGTEGGATTTSSQGGSQGGPQDRNGNSYVMLGTFNLPVNMDPQQIQMQVQQMMAGVGEAGRNTRVSTSTGRHGSVDIHINVDQSVQSEPRMRLQLAENLLRETQSLLHRLEGQPSDVPSRAEPATSQSTSSSSSSTAVTEGAAQPMDDTPPTPQPPTSTQTEGPPHSGPNHPSPAELVEVLSEVRRVEERFRPFIERTHSILGAATSADYNTQEREEDQQVLNLVGEALRLLGNTLVALSDLRCNLATPPPRHLHVVRPMSHYSSPVLLQGGMPHHVPRNLGNLRTTVTMTSNGRQAAEGQAQPSQAPGPPESQALPPQSNSANQQLGQGQGAPHVIRITHQTMEPVVMMQMNLADSGSSPQVQGQQIPIGTGQPGATPVHIPDLLPEFMQAIVHQISQQTGHPGQPGAGVPGTTSSSEPSAPHPDSPLPPGARVAVTRPSFSPHIPQPVVTNINLRASVPPAGGQHNLQGTPLAHSPVTQMISGLVGQLQMPGHQGDQTSTSSSSASHSTSFSSSASSNPVPPHLSSGQTTTSVGQPPEGVAEANLAQLLGSLLGGAGRPGAPGSGANPQITVTVPGVPGFFQGMSEFIQANQPVFSRPTTPPGLEPDQGTPAPPSQVIPGGVGDPSLSPELFTGIVQGVLSTMMGAPQGNGESIAQFIQRLSQTTNLFTPGSGDTVGFFRDLLSLVGQSFSMVDMVLLLHGNAQPLSRIQPQLADFFNQHYLQGPEPTDANINAASENLINVLEEYITESIATVTVREGVDIIQTTVSFLRQQFTRVATHILRCTDHTFGPRLLLLCTQGLFECLALNLYCLRGEQGALTQVINHHIRRMSAEVNPSLVNWLSSMMTMRLHVILEHNPVTEDHIQHYVIHTRSAEPGAQAGQQTDTQNMEMAEGLSPAPATTAGEAMVSSGVTTPSRRASSGEIGRAVAMAAGRREESVGDVEPWAAAVPPEWVPIIKHDMLSQRKMKTQPPLSDAYLHGMPAKRRKTHQGEGLQLSLSEAVSRAAGVMHVTSPDSLQGELEEPELQEAYQEQVRSDIKERVRDDQDFSSERFPNTHRAFSR; this is encoded by the exons ATGGAGGAGTCTTGCCGATTCATAGAGGTCACAGTGAAGACCCTGGACTCCCGGAACAGGAGCTACACTGTCCGGGGAGAG TTGACATTGAAGAAGTTCAAAGAACACATATCTGCGTCAGTGAATGTCCCAGCGGACAAGCAGAGACTAATCTACCAGGGCAGAGTGATGCAGGACGAGAGGACACTGAATGAATACA ATGTAGCTGATAAAGTGATCCACCTAGTGGAGCGTGCTCCTCCTCAGACCTCCCGATCTGCTGGCGGGCGAGGAGGAGTGTCAtcaggaggaacagagggaggtgccaccaccacctcctcccagGGAGGCTCCCAGGGAGGCCCCCAGGACCGCAACGGGAACAGCTACGTCATGCTGGGAACCTTCAACCTGCCTGTCAACATGGACCCCCAGCAGATACAG ATGCAAGTGCAGCAGATGATGGCAGGAGTGGGAGAAGCAGGAAGGAACACCAGAGTCAGCACCAGCACTGGA CGCCATGGCTCAGTGGATATACATATCAACGTTGACCAATCAGTGCAGAGCGAGCCCAGGATGAGGCTGCAATTGGCTGAGAACTTGCTAAGAGAAACCCAATCTCTGCTCCACAGACTGGAG GGTCAGCCCAGTGATGTGCCATCTCGAGCCGAGCCGGCGACGTCTCAGTCCAcctcttcatcctcttcctctaCAGCTGTCACTGAAGGAGCAGCACAGCCTATGGATGACACCCCTCCTACTCCACAGCCTCCCACCTCCACCCAGACAGAGGGACCACCCCACTCCGGGCCCAA ccaCCCCAGCCCAGCGGAGCTTGTGGAGGTGTTGTCAGaggtgaggagggtggaggagaggtttCGTCCCTTCATAGAGAGAACTCACTCCATCCTAGGGGCTGCCACTTCAGCAGACTACAAC acccaggagagagaggaggaccagcAAGTTCTCAACCTGGTCGGGGAGGCTCTCCGTCTCCTTGGCAACACCCTGGTTGCCCTTAGCGACCTGCGTTGTAACCTGGCCACTCCTCCCCCCCGTCACCTCCATGTGGTTCGGCCCATGTCCCACTACAGCTCCCCGGTCCTGCTGCAGGGTGGTATGCCCCACCACGTCCCG AGAAACCTTGGAAACTTGAGGACCACAGTGACTATGACATCCAATGGGAGGCAGGCAGCTGAGGGCCAAGCCCAACCTTCTCAGGCCCCTGGCCCACCAGAGAGCCAGGCCCTCCCTCCACAGTCCAACTCAGCCAATCAGCAGCTGGGTCAGGGCCAGGGGGCTCCGCATGTGATCAGAATCACCCACCAGACCATGGAGCCTGTGGTAATGATGCAGATGAACCTGGCTG ATTCTGGCAGCAGCCCTCAGGTCCAAGGACAACAGATCCCTATTGGTACTGGACAGCCTG GTGCCACTCCGGTCCACATCCCAGACCTTCTTCCAGAGTTCATGCAGGCCATCGTCCACCAGATCTCTCAGCAGACCGGTCACCCCGGGCAACCAGGAGCGGGTGTCCCCGGGACCACCTCCAGCTCTGAACCCTCTGCCCCTCACCCTGACAGCCCTCTGCCCCCTGGGGCCAGGGTGGCGGTCACAcgcccctctttctccccccacaTCCCCCAACCTGTGGTCACCAACATCAACCTCAGGGCTTCAGTGCCCCCTGCTGGCGGACAACACAACCTACAG GGCACACCTCTGGCTCACTCTCCTGTAACTCAGATGATCAGTGGTCTGGTTGGACAGCTCCAGATGCCTGGACACCAGG GTGACCAGACATCCACCAGCTCCTCCTCTGCCTCACACTccacctctttctcctcttctgcctcctccaaccctgtccctccccacctctcctctggcCAGACTACCACCTCTGTGGGCCAGCCACCGGAGGGGGTTGCCGAGGCCAACCTAGCCCAGCTCCTGGGCTCCCTGCTGGGTGGAGCAGGCAGGCCAGGAGCCCCTGGTTCTGGAGCTAACCCACAAATCACTGTGACCGTACCTGGAGTCCCAGGGTTCTTCCAAGGCATGTCAGAATTCATCCAG GCTAACCAACCCGTGTTCTCCCGACCCACAACCCCACCTGGCCTGGAGCCTGACCAAGGCACCCCTGCCCCCCCTTCTCAGGTGATCCCTGGGGGTGTAGGGGACCCCTCCCTGAGCCCGGAGCTGTTTACAGGTATTGTCCAGGGGGTCCTCTCCACCATGATGGGGGCTCCGCAGGGGAACGGGGAGAGCATTGCTCAGTTCATCCAGAGACTGTCTCAGACCACCAACCTCTTCACACCTGGATCTGGGGACACAGTCG GGTTCTTCAGGGACCTGTTGTCTCTGGTGGGTCAGAGTTTCTCCATGGTGGACATGGTGTTGTTACTCCACGGTAATGCCCAGCCCCTCAGCCGCATCCAGCCCCAGCTCGCAGACTTCTTCAACCAGCACTACCTGCAGGGTCCAGAGCCTACTGATGCCAATATCAAC GCAGCATCTGAGAACCTCATCAATGTCCTGGAGGAGTACATAACGGAGAGCATC gccacagtgacagtgagagagggagtggacaTCATTCAAACCACCGTCTCTTTTCTTAGACAGCAGTTCACCCGTGTGGCCACGCACATCCTACGCTGCACAG ACCACACGTTTGGCCCCCGCCTGCTGCTGCTCTGCACCCAGGGTCTGTTTGAGTGTCTGGCTCTCAACCTTTACTGTCTCCGAGGGGAACAGGGAGCTCTCACCCAAGTCATCAATCACCACATC AGGAGGATGTCAGCAGAGGTCAACCCCAGCCTGGTCAACTGGCTGAGCAGTATGATGACCATGAGACTCCACGTCATCCTGGAGCACAACCCAGTCACTGAGGACCACATCCAGCACTATGTCATCCACACACGGAGTGCAGAGCCTGGGGCACAGGCTggacagcagacagacacacagaacatGGAG ATGGCTGAAGGTCTGTCTCCGGCCCCAGCCACCACAGCAGGGGAGGCCATGGTTTCATCAGGGGTGACCACCCCCTCGCGGAGAGCATCATCAGGGGAGATCGGAAGAGCCGTTGCCATGGCAGCAGGAAGAAGGGAGGAGTCTGTAGGAGACGTGGAGCCCTGGGCAGCTGCAGTGCCCCCT GAGTGGGTTCCTATCATCAAACATGACATGCTGTCTCAGAGGAAGATGAAGACTCAGCCCCCTCTGTCTGATGCATACCTCCACGGGATGCCTGCCAAGAGGAGGaag ACTCACCAGGGTGAGGGCCTTCAACTGTCCCTGTCTGAGGCAGTGAGCCGGGCTGCAGGAGTCATGCATGTCACTAGCCCAGATAGCCTCCAGGGGGAGCTAGAGGAGCCAGAGCTGCAGGAGGCCTACCAAGAACAG GTGAGGAGTGACatcaaagagagagtgagggatgacCAAGACTTCAGCTCCGAGCGTTTCCCCAACACGCACCGGGCCTTCTCTAGATGA
- the c34h6orf136 gene encoding uncharacterized protein c34h6orf136, protein MAACRGGIALWVGCVRSHGNRQPVKQQCWSLAQALDVQWSGQIRSLSSASWALVPPNSLRYQNIKHLALSHPFHHASQGQPHSQRPPDLDEDWEETVSLCVLVQPGPGECDGQHTLVEVPLFGQIKLGELLAPGGLSRPMEFLFPLTTVDGSREDDISIGTTKVQVEGSKTMMNEGETKTEKRERGSFRSLFETEGCPAPFMYGSRFYCFHCPGMEPLPGYGNKSGHMIGLEKELSLLLHTSLYSSYAERKTGEGGHSDREREDEEKLALMYEKLRIELPSFFMKSHDYTMYTNDIEFVNCILNAKTRGRVLYQLSLSLWRLLCLCYYAEARLEVLKLTKHPEDRTIKARWSVRGLPFLSLLLRFYRKDKTDLYRSYDAFSTFYLGHDGLIHCHKVEKVMKAQPPILPGVTTLLAGALVSLGVQEHRPALNLLPLLLSSLRQGRD, encoded by the exons ATGGCTGCTTGTAGAGGGGGCATCGCCTTGTGGGTGGGGTGTGTGAGGAGCCATGGCAACAGGCAACCAGTCAAGCAACAGTGCTGGAGTCTTGCTCAG GCGCTGGATGTGCAGTGGAGTGGACAGATCCGGTCGCTCAGTAGCGCATCATGGGCCCTGGTTCCCCCCAACAGTCTGAGGTACCAGAACATCAAGCATCTGGCCCTGTCACACCCCTTCCACCATGCCAGCCAGGGCCAACCCCACAGCCAGAGGCCCCCGGACCTGGACGAGGACTGGGAAGAgactgtcagtctgtgtgtgctGGTGCAGCCTGGCCCTGGGGAGTGTGATGGCCAGCACACCCTGGTGGAGGTGCCTCTATTTGGGCAGATTAAACTAGGTGAACTCCTGGCTCCGGGAGGACTCAGTAGGCCCATGGAGTTCCTCTTCCCCTTGACCACGGTGGACGGGAGCCGAGAGGATGACATCAGTATTGGGACGACTAAGGTTCAGGTGGAAGGTTCCAAGACCATGATGAACGAGGGAGAGACAAAaacagaaaagagggagagaggatcaTTCCGGAGCCTGTTTGAGACAGAAGGATGTCCAGCTCCATTTATGTATGGATCTAGGTTCTACTGCTTCCACTGTCCTGGGATGGAGCCATTGCCTGGTTATGGGAACAAATCGGGCCATATGATTGGACTAGAGAAGGAGTTGTCACTGTTGCTCCACACCTCTCTGTATAGTAGCtatgcagagagaaagacaggagaggggggtcacagcgacagagagagggaagacgagGAGAAACTGGCATTGATGTATGAAAAGCTGAGGATTGAG CTTCCTAGTTTCTTTATGAAGAGTCATGACTACACCATGTACACAAATGATATCGAGTTCGTCAACTGTATTCTAAATGCCAAGACCAG GGGCAGAGTTCTGTACCAGCTGAGCCTGTCTCTGTGGCGGCTGCTGTGTCTCTGTTACTATGCTGAGGCCCGGTTAGAGGTACTGAAACTGACCAAGCACCCAGAGGACAGGACCATCAAGGCCAGGTGGAGTGTCAGAGGActgcccttcctctctctgctgcTGAGATTCTACCGCAAGGACAAAACTGACCTCTACAG GTCATATGATGCGTTCTCTACCTTCTACCTTGGCCATGATGGACTCATACATTGtcacaaagtggaaaaa GTGATGAAAGCCCAGCCGCCCATCCTGCCTGGGGTGACCACTCTGTTAGCGGGAGCCCTCGTGTCCCTGGGGGTCCAGGAGCACCGGCCAGCCCTCAACCTCCTGCCcctcctgctctcctccctcCGACAAGGCCGAGATTGA